A genomic segment from Spinacia oleracea cultivar Varoflay chromosome 3, BTI_SOV_V1, whole genome shotgun sequence encodes:
- the LOC110791543 gene encoding amino-acid permease BAT1 homolog — protein MDSIDVDRQPLLGSERSSISDDNRLQQLGYKQELNRSLSAIANFAVTFSIISVLTGLTTMFNMGLAYGGPVTMVYGWPIVGIMTMMVGLSMAEICSAFPTSGGLYFWSAKLCGNRWGPFASWLTGWFNIVGQWAVTTSVDYSLAQMIQVIILLSTGGKNGGGYEASKYVIMGFHGGLLLLHAMLNSLHISWLSFFGQFAAAWNVAGVFVLMILVPLVAKEKASAEFVFTHFNTDNGEGIKSIVYIFVLGLLMSQYTILGYDASAHMTEETKNADKNGPKGIISAIVISIIVGWGYIVGITFAVTDIPYLLSSENDAGGYAIAQVFYLAFKTRYGTGIGGILCLCIVAVAVFFCGMSSMTSNSRMAYAFSRDGAMPMSSVWQKVNKQEIPINAVWMSAFISFCMALTSLGSLVAFEAMVSIATIGLYISYALPIFFRVTIARKSFVPGPFNLGRYGVVIGWIAVTWVITISILFSLPVAYPINTETLNYTPVAVGGLLILTVSYWVFSAKSWFKGPLKNVTV, from the exons atggattcaattgaTGTTGATCGGCAACCCCTTTTGGGGTCCGAAAGATCATCAATCTCCGATGACAATCGGCTTCAACAGTTAGGATACAAGCAAGAGCTCAATCGTAGCCTCTC GGCAATAGCCAATTTTGCAGTGACGTTCTCTATCATATCAGTGTTAACAGGTTTAACAACAATGTTTAATATGGGATTAGCATATGGAGGACCTGTAACTATGGTGTATGGATGGCCTATTGTTGGTATTATGACTATGATGGTTGGTTTGTCTATGGCCGAGATTTGCTCCGCCTTTCCAACATCTGGTGGTCTTTACTTTTGGAGTGCCAAACTTTGTGGAAATCGTTGGGGGCCTTTTGCTTCATGGCTTACTGGCTG GTTCAATATAGTTGGTCAG TGGGCTGTTACAACCAGTGTAGACTACTCTCTGGCACAAATGATACAAGTAATCATTCTACTGAGTACAGGTGGGAAGAATGGTGGTGGTTATGAAGCATCCAAATATGTGATTATGGGTTTCCATGGTGGCCTACTTCTTTTGCATGCTATGTTGAATAGTCTCCATATTTCATGGCTATCCTTCTTTGGACAGTTTGCTGCAGCATGGAATGTTGCAG GTGTCTTTGTGCTTATGATTCTCGTACCCCTCGTTGCTAAGGAAAAGGCAAGTGCCGAGTTTGTTTTCACTCATTTCAACACTGATAATGGTGAAGGGATCAAAAGTATTGTTTACATCTTTGTTCTTGGACTTCTGATGAGCCAATATACAATCCTAGGTTATGATGCATCTGCTCACATG ACAGAGGAAACGAAGAATGCAGACAAGAATGGACCGAAAGGGATTATTAGCGCAATTGTTATATCAATAATTGTAGGATGGGGTTACATTGTTGGTATCACGTTTGCAGTCACCGATATTCCATATCTACTGAGTAGTGAAAATGATGCTGGTGGTTATGCTATAGCTCAAGTATTTTACCTAGCATTCAAGACTAGATATGGGACTGGAATTGGCGGTATCTTATGCTTGTGcattgttgctgttgctgtatTTTTCTGTGGCATGAGTTCAATGACCAGCAACTCTAG GATGGCTTATGCTTTCTCAAGAGACGGCGCCATGCCAATGtcatcagtttggcaaaaggtGAACAAACAGGAAATACCTATAAATGCAGTTTGGATGTCTGCCTTCATATCCTTTTGCATGGCGCTAACG TCTCTTGGAAGCTTGGTGGCATTTGAAGCCATGGTATCGATAGCCACAATCGGGCTATATATATCATATGCATTGCCCATATTCTTCAGAGTGACTATAGCTCGAAAATCTTTCGTGCCAGGGCCCTTCAACCTAGGCCGATACGGGGTCGTAATTGGTTGGATTGCAGTGACTTGGGTGATTACTATCTCAATCCTATTCTCACTGCCTGTTGCTTATCCCATCAACACCGAAACTCTCAATTATACACCTGTTGCTGTTGGTGGTCTTTTGATTCTTACAGTTTCTTATTGGGTTTTTAGTGCTAAAAGTTGGTTCAAAGGTCCTTTGAAAAATGTTACTGTTTGA